A genome region from Desulfosoma caldarium includes the following:
- a CDS encoding GAF domain-containing protein yields MEKKTSPQVQRALTLVLQGLLESLAEPQVADLVVDRLARKVQQDGCCPLNIKDVSDLEACPFTALSLECFHRQAFVGEDIDEDSVAMLRLFKNPYLQGFMNISRTVTSTLEYRRVLQVIVEEVTKIFKAKGCTLLLLDEQKSRLDQVAAYGLSEKYLEKGPVDAARSIAETTAGTPVQIYDVQDDPRVQYPAEAAMEGIGSILAVPIVIRDRVIGSMRIFTENKRRFHKYEVEYAMAVAEQCGIAIENALMYSKGREKYRSLLSEVHNWIEYCAYRPE; encoded by the coding sequence ATGGAAAAGAAGACCAGTCCTCAGGTGCAACGGGCGCTGACCCTCGTGCTGCAGGGGCTATTGGAAAGCCTTGCGGAGCCGCAGGTGGCCGATCTGGTGGTGGATCGCCTGGCTCGAAAGGTGCAACAGGACGGTTGCTGCCCGCTCAATATCAAAGATGTCTCGGACCTGGAAGCGTGCCCCTTTACGGCGCTGTCTCTGGAATGCTTTCATCGCCAGGCGTTTGTGGGCGAAGATATCGACGAAGATTCTGTGGCCATGCTGCGGCTTTTCAAGAATCCCTACCTACAAGGGTTCATGAACATCAGTCGCACGGTGACATCCACGCTGGAGTATCGCAGGGTGCTACAGGTGATTGTGGAGGAAGTCACCAAGATCTTTAAGGCCAAAGGCTGCACACTGCTGCTGCTGGATGAGCAAAAGTCGCGTTTGGACCAAGTGGCGGCCTACGGCTTGAGTGAAAAATATCTGGAAAAGGGGCCGGTGGACGCGGCGCGAAGCATCGCCGAGACCACCGCGGGAACGCCCGTGCAGATCTACGATGTGCAAGACGATCCGCGCGTCCAGTACCCGGCGGAAGCGGCCATGGAAGGCATCGGTTCCATTTTGGCTGTGCCCATTGTCATTCGGGATCGTGTCATCGGCAGCATGCGCATTTTTACGGAAAACAAGCGCCGTTTTCATAAATACGAAGTGGAATACGCCATGGCCGTGGCCGAACAGTGCGGCATCGCCATCGAAAATGCGCTAATGTACAGTAAAGGCCGAGAAAAGTACCGGTCTCTGCTTTCCGAAGTGCACAACTGGATCGAATACTGCGCCTACCGACCGGAATAA
- a CDS encoding NADH-quinone oxidoreductase subunit N: MSVVTLLYECQGIFSALILSVTGILVLLLDAFSPLGRKGRLGAVAVTGTLLALALLRMDSAGSTYFQGMVVWDRFSVFLSGVLLLGSVLVIFLSLDQLRRTGLECGEYYALVLFATTGMILMVQAAHFIVLFLGLEIFSLAIYILVGLARHEKRANEAAVKYVLLGGFASGFLLYGLTFIYGATGSLSMNAIAAHLGKGETVFNPYLLLGSALVLVGFAFKLALVPFHLWTPDVYEGAPTPVTAYMAVGVKAAVFGALVRTFWVALPAVHAHWTLFFWALAAMTMTVGNLMALAQDSIKRMLAFSSVAHAGYLFMAVVADSQDALTALLVYLLAYTVMNVGAFGVLVTVQNRQESGERLEDVRGLGRRSPFLAACMALFLFSLAGIPPTAGFVGKFMVFSAAVQSGYTGLVIVAVINSVIAAYYYLRVVITIYKPGDESSEVFSEPMTATLSAGEKGALLGAGALTALVGVWPHAFWNLARQAVHVLF; the protein is encoded by the coding sequence ATGTCGGTGGTAACGCTTCTTTATGAATGTCAAGGGATCTTTTCCGCCCTGATCCTTTCCGTGACGGGAATCCTCGTGCTGCTTCTCGACGCCTTTTCGCCTCTTGGACGCAAAGGCAGACTGGGGGCCGTGGCCGTGACCGGAACCCTTTTGGCGTTGGCTTTGCTGCGCATGGATTCTGCCGGGTCGACCTATTTTCAGGGTATGGTTGTCTGGGACCGGTTCAGTGTGTTTTTGAGCGGCGTGTTGCTGTTGGGGTCCGTGTTGGTCATTTTCCTTTCCCTGGACCAACTGCGGCGCACCGGTTTGGAATGCGGCGAATACTATGCCCTGGTACTTTTCGCCACCACGGGAATGATCCTCATGGTGCAAGCCGCTCATTTCATTGTGCTCTTTTTGGGGCTGGAAATCTTTTCCCTCGCCATCTACATTTTGGTGGGCCTTGCGCGCCATGAAAAGCGTGCCAACGAAGCCGCCGTGAAATACGTCCTTCTGGGTGGGTTTGCCTCCGGCTTTCTGCTCTACGGACTGACCTTCATCTACGGCGCTACGGGCTCTCTTTCCATGAACGCCATCGCCGCGCATTTGGGTAAGGGCGAAACGGTCTTCAATCCCTACCTGCTTTTGGGATCCGCTCTGGTTTTAGTGGGATTTGCGTTCAAATTGGCCCTGGTTCCCTTTCATTTGTGGACTCCCGACGTCTACGAAGGGGCTCCGACGCCCGTGACGGCTTACATGGCGGTAGGGGTAAAGGCGGCGGTGTTTGGCGCCTTGGTGCGCACCTTTTGGGTGGCTCTGCCCGCGGTGCATGCCCATTGGACCCTGTTCTTTTGGGCGCTAGCGGCCATGACCATGACCGTGGGCAATCTCATGGCCCTGGCCCAAGACAGCATCAAGCGCATGCTGGCCTTTTCCAGCGTGGCCCATGCCGGGTACTTGTTCATGGCCGTGGTGGCCGATTCTCAAGATGCCTTGACGGCTCTTCTTGTCTATCTTTTGGCCTACACGGTGATGAACGTGGGGGCCTTTGGCGTCCTGGTGACGGTGCAAAACCGGCAGGAAAGTGGGGAGCGGTTGGAAGACGTTCGAGGTCTGGGCAGGCGGTCGCCTTTTTTGGCAGCCTGCATGGCCCTTTTTCTGTTTTCACTTGCCGGGATTCCGCCTACAGCGGGATTTGTGGGCAAATTCATGGTCTTTTCCGCGGCCGTGCAGTCCGGTTATACAGGGTTGGTGATTGTGGCCGTGATCAATTCGGTGATTGCCGCTTATTATTATCTTCGCGTCGTCATCACCATCTACAAGCCCGGGGACGAATCGAGCGAGGTCTTTTCAGAACCCATGACGGCGACGCTCAGTGCCGGGGAAAAAGGCGCACTGCTGGGCGCGGGCGCTCTAACGGCCTTGGTGGGCGTGTGGCCCCATGCCTTTTGGAACCTGGCGCGCCAAGCCGTGCATGTGCTGTTTTGA
- a CDS encoding NADH-quinone oxidoreductase subunit M: MESVSFPLLSTLVFLPLLGVLVLLVVDRDNEPVQRWTALTVMGGCFGLALIVYAGFDATNVAYQFEEKIPWMPGLGMTYHLGVDGISLLLVMLTAFLGPLCVLACWSDIRYRLKEFLICLLLLQTGMLGVFVSLDLVLFYIFWEVMLIPMALLILIWGHPARRIYAAVKFFLYTMAGSVFMLVGILVLYFHHARTTGVASFDLVTLSGLNLPFSLQLWLFLAFGVAFAIKVPMFPFHTWLPDAHTEAPTVGSVVLAAVLLKMGTYGFLRFNLPLFPEASVFFMPVMVALALVGIIYGAFMCLVQEDLKRLIAFSSVSHLGFVILGLFSFTLQGMQGGVLQMINHGLSTGALFLLVGMLYERRHTRLIADFGGLSTPAPALTTFFMIATLASIGLPGLNGFVGEFLILLGTFRAKPVWAVLGATGVILAAWYMLWMFQRVFFGAVTHDENKRLRDLVPREIGVLVPVVGMIVWIGVAPTTFLEKSEPAVSHVLQKVRERVPTAEERPSAWMTACAAWEHIKGK; encoded by the coding sequence ATGGAGTCTGTGTCCTTTCCTCTGCTTTCCACGCTCGTGTTTCTTCCCTTGCTGGGCGTACTGGTGCTCCTCGTGGTGGACCGGGACAACGAACCGGTGCAACGCTGGACGGCCTTGACGGTCATGGGAGGCTGTTTCGGCCTGGCCCTTATTGTCTATGCGGGATTTGATGCGACCAACGTGGCGTACCAGTTCGAAGAAAAGATTCCCTGGATGCCTGGGTTGGGCATGACCTATCACCTGGGTGTGGACGGCATCAGCCTGCTTTTGGTCATGCTCACGGCCTTTCTGGGTCCCCTTTGTGTCCTGGCGTGCTGGTCGGATATTCGGTATCGGCTCAAAGAATTCCTCATTTGCCTTCTGCTCTTGCAGACAGGCATGCTGGGGGTTTTCGTGAGCTTGGACCTGGTGCTTTTTTATATCTTCTGGGAAGTGATGCTCATTCCCATGGCCTTGCTCATTCTCATCTGGGGCCATCCCGCGCGAAGGATCTATGCCGCCGTCAAGTTCTTCCTCTACACCATGGCCGGATCCGTGTTCATGCTCGTCGGCATCCTTGTGCTGTATTTCCATCATGCGCGCACCACGGGCGTGGCTTCCTTTGATCTGGTCACGCTGAGCGGCCTGAATCTGCCGTTTTCTCTGCAGCTCTGGTTGTTCCTTGCCTTTGGGGTAGCTTTTGCCATCAAGGTGCCCATGTTTCCATTTCATACATGGCTCCCCGACGCGCACACGGAAGCTCCCACGGTGGGCAGTGTGGTGCTGGCGGCCGTGCTGCTGAAGATGGGCACCTACGGTTTCTTGCGGTTCAATCTACCCCTTTTCCCCGAGGCCTCTGTCTTTTTCATGCCGGTCATGGTGGCGCTGGCCTTGGTGGGTATTATCTACGGCGCGTTCATGTGCCTTGTTCAAGAGGATTTAAAGCGCCTCATCGCCTTTTCCAGCGTCAGTCACCTAGGTTTTGTCATTTTGGGCCTGTTCAGCTTCACGCTTCAAGGCATGCAGGGCGGTGTGCTGCAGATGATCAATCACGGGTTGAGCACCGGGGCTTTGTTCCTCCTGGTGGGCATGCTTTATGAGCGGCGGCACACGCGCCTCATTGCGGATTTTGGCGGCCTGTCCACGCCGGCCCCCGCCTTGACCACTTTTTTCATGATCGCCACACTGGCCTCCATTGGCCTGCCGGGCCTGAACGGTTTTGTGGGCGAATTTCTCATTCTGCTGGGGACCTTTCGAGCTAAGCCCGTCTGGGCTGTGCTGGGGGCCACCGGGGTCATTCTGGCTGCCTGGTACATGTTGTGGATGTTTCAGCGTGTGTTTTTCGGAGCCGTGACCCACGACGAAAACAAACGGCTTCGCGATCTGGTGCCTCGCGAGATCGGTGTGTTGGTGCCTGTGGTGGGTATGATCGTTTGGATCGGCGTGGCCCCCACGACCTTTCTGGAAAAATCTGAACCCGCCGTCTCTCATGTGTTGCAGAAGGTGCGGGAGCGGGTGCCGACGGCCGAAGAGCGCCCCAGTGCGTGGATGACAGCCTGCGCGGCATGGGAACACATCAAGGGAAAGTGA
- the nuoL gene encoding NADH-quinone oxidoreductase subunit L, with product METAWIVPALPFAGFVVNGLWGRRLPKTWVSLVACGAMGLAFAWVLCLFWRLLQVAPSQRFWEPVYYTWMRVGEFQVHVSFLVDPLSMVMMLVVTGVGFLIHVYSIGYMNDDPGYSRYFAYLNLFASAMLLLVMANNLLVMFVGWEGVGLCSYLLIGFWYEKQSASDAGKKAFIVNRIGDFGFLLGIFLTFWTFGSLNFREIFEAAVAHHAVGDTVLVGITLLLFVGAMGKSAQIPLYVWLPDAMEGPTPVSALIHAATMVTAGVYMVARCSVLYALSPLSMGFVAMIGAVTAVFAASIGLVQNDIKRVLAYSTVSQLGYMFLGCGVGAFVAGIFHLMTHAFFKALLFLGAGSVIHALSGEQDMQHMGGLRRSLPVTFTTLLMGTLAIAGIFPFAGFFSKDEILFETFMTGHITLYVLALAGAGLTAFYMFRLVFLTFYGESRMDSHAAAHVHEAPKTMAIPLMILAVLSLVGGWIQVPGVEGGRVLGRFLEPVFHEAARFLRHHGPAHPSLWVEGAFMALSIAVALVGIFVAYRFYIADPQRPVRMAQRFSRTYRWVFHKYYVDEVYQAVMVEPLKHAAKGLHQWVDRRTIDGAVDGTGNLFRTLSGLVRRVQTGVFPHYALSVMAGACLLLLFIMAL from the coding sequence ATGGAAACGGCGTGGATCGTTCCGGCTTTACCCTTTGCCGGTTTTGTAGTGAACGGATTGTGGGGACGACGGCTACCCAAGACGTGGGTGAGTCTTGTGGCGTGCGGCGCCATGGGTTTAGCGTTCGCGTGGGTGTTATGCCTTTTTTGGCGGCTTTTGCAGGTGGCGCCGTCCCAGAGGTTTTGGGAACCCGTTTATTACACGTGGATGCGGGTGGGGGAGTTTCAGGTCCATGTTTCTTTTCTCGTGGATCCGCTGAGCATGGTCATGATGCTGGTGGTCACGGGGGTGGGGTTTCTCATTCACGTTTATTCCATCGGCTACATGAACGATGATCCAGGTTATTCGCGCTATTTTGCCTATCTGAATCTTTTCGCTTCGGCCATGCTGCTTCTGGTCATGGCCAACAATCTCTTGGTCATGTTCGTGGGTTGGGAAGGCGTGGGACTGTGCTCGTACCTGCTCATCGGTTTTTGGTACGAAAAACAATCGGCCAGCGATGCCGGAAAGAAAGCCTTTATCGTCAACCGCATCGGCGACTTTGGCTTTTTGCTCGGGATCTTTCTCACCTTTTGGACCTTTGGATCCTTGAATTTTCGAGAAATCTTTGAGGCGGCCGTGGCCCACCATGCCGTGGGCGACACCGTGCTGGTGGGCATCACGCTGCTGCTCTTTGTGGGCGCCATGGGAAAATCGGCCCAGATACCGCTCTATGTCTGGCTTCCCGACGCCATGGAAGGTCCAACCCCGGTTTCGGCCCTCATTCACGCGGCCACCATGGTCACCGCCGGGGTTTACATGGTCGCCCGATGCAGCGTGCTCTATGCCTTGTCTCCATTATCCATGGGCTTCGTGGCCATGATCGGAGCGGTCACGGCCGTCTTTGCCGCTTCCATCGGGTTGGTGCAAAACGACATCAAGAGAGTCCTTGCCTATTCCACCGTGAGCCAACTGGGATACATGTTTCTCGGCTGCGGTGTGGGGGCCTTTGTGGCGGGCATCTTTCATCTGATGACGCATGCGTTTTTCAAAGCCTTGCTCTTCCTCGGGGCGGGAAGCGTGATTCATGCCCTGTCCGGAGAACAAGATATGCAGCACATGGGTGGCCTGCGTCGTTCCCTGCCGGTCACCTTTACTACGCTCTTGATGGGCACCTTGGCCATTGCCGGCATCTTTCCCTTTGCGGGCTTTTTCAGCAAAGATGAAATTCTCTTTGAAACCTTCATGACCGGCCATATTACCCTCTACGTTCTGGCGCTGGCCGGAGCGGGCTTGACGGCCTTTTACATGTTTCGTCTAGTCTTTTTGACTTTCTACGGTGAATCCCGCATGGATTCCCATGCAGCGGCCCATGTTCACGAAGCGCCCAAAACCATGGCCATCCCTTTGATGATTCTGGCGGTGTTGTCCCTGGTGGGTGGATGGATTCAGGTGCCGGGAGTGGAAGGGGGGCGCGTCTTGGGCCGCTTCCTGGAACCGGTCTTTCACGAAGCTGCGCGTTTTCTAAGGCACCACGGCCCGGCGCATCCATCGCTTTGGGTCGAAGGGGCTTTCATGGCCCTCTCGATCGCTGTGGCTTTGGTGGGTATTTTCGTCGCCTATCGGTTTTACATCGCTGACCCGCAACGGCCCGTGCGCATGGCCCAGAGGTTTTCTCGAACCTATCGGTGGGTGTTTCATAAGTACTATGTGGATGAGGTGTATCAGGCGGTGATGGTCGAGCCGCTCAAACACGCGGCCAAGGGGCTGCATCAGTGGGTGGATCGGCGAACCATTGACGGGGCCGTGGACGGAACGGGAAATTTGTTTCGCACCTTGAGCGGCCTGGTGCGCCGCGTGCAAACGGGGGTTTTTCCCCACTACGCCCTGTCGGTGATGGCGGGAGCGTGCCTGCTGCTTCTTTTCATCATGGCCCTCTGA
- the nuoK gene encoding NADH-quinone oxidoreductase subunit NuoK, protein MAVPVEYYVLVSALLFALGALGVLTRRNAIVIFMSIELMLNAANLSFVAFSRALEGLDGQLFVFFVMVVAAAEVTVGLAIIVTLYRNWKTIFVDEIRLLKG, encoded by the coding sequence ATGGCGGTTCCAGTTGAATACTATGTCCTTGTGAGCGCGCTGTTGTTTGCCTTAGGGGCGTTGGGGGTGCTGACCCGGCGCAATGCCATCGTCATTTTCATGTCCATCGAACTGATGCTCAACGCCGCCAATTTGAGCTTCGTGGCGTTTTCCAGGGCTTTGGAAGGTCTGGACGGCCAGCTCTTTGTCTTTTTCGTCATGGTGGTGGCGGCGGCGGAAGTGACCGTCGGGTTGGCCATCATTGTCACCTTGTATCGCAACTGGAAGACCATTTTCGTGGACGAAATTCGGCTTCTTAAAGGCTGA
- a CDS encoding NADH-quinone oxidoreductase subunit J — MELVLFVVFSLITLLSAAAVVMHPHPVKSALFLIVSFFAMGGLYLLLQAEFIALMQVLVYAGAVMVLFLFVIMLLNLKPRGEDRADFKKRLRWALPFLFIFLGAVLTVITSPLARLGPMGGQGAPWVASQGGNVRAVGRMLFTSAFLPFEVTSIALLVAVVGVIVLAKKERK; from the coding sequence ATGGAACTTGTGTTGTTTGTGGTCTTTTCCCTGATCACTTTGCTGAGCGCTGCCGCCGTGGTGATGCATCCACATCCCGTAAAGAGCGCCCTGTTTCTCATCGTGTCCTTTTTTGCCATGGGCGGTCTGTATCTCCTGTTGCAAGCGGAATTCATTGCGCTGATGCAGGTTCTGGTCTACGCCGGCGCCGTCATGGTGCTCTTTTTGTTCGTCATCATGCTGCTCAACTTGAAGCCACGAGGCGAAGACCGCGCGGATTTCAAGAAGCGGCTGCGCTGGGCGTTGCCGTTCCTGTTCATTTTTCTTGGAGCCGTCTTGACCGTCATCACCAGTCCGTTGGCGCGGCTGGGGCCCATGGGAGGCCAAGGCGCGCCGTGGGTGGCCAGCCAGGGAGGCAATGTGCGTGCCGTAGGCCGGATGCTGTTCACCTCCGCCTTTCTTCCCTTTGAGGTGACCTCCATTGCACTCTTGGTGGCTGTGGTGGGTGTCATTGTGCTGGCCAAAAAGGAACGTAAGTAG
- a CDS encoding NuoI/complex I 23 kDa subunit family protein, translated as MLGPLVKGLAKTFEQLFRKPITIEYPEKKREVSDRFRGHPRLLRDENGRIKCVACHLCETVCPSKAIVVEPEAGETIHEKRPRRFVVDLTRCIFCGFCQEACPKGAIMLNRKYELAQYDKAALVYDKEKLLQD; from the coding sequence ATGCTGGGACCCCTTGTTAAAGGGCTTGCCAAGACCTTTGAACAGCTTTTTCGCAAGCCCATCACCATTGAATATCCGGAAAAGAAGCGGGAAGTGTCCGACAGGTTTCGAGGACATCCCAGACTGTTGAGGGACGAAAACGGCCGCATCAAATGTGTGGCCTGTCATCTGTGTGAAACGGTCTGCCCGTCCAAGGCCATCGTCGTCGAACCGGAAGCAGGGGAGACCATCCATGAGAAAAGGCCGCGCCGGTTTGTGGTGGATCTGACGCGGTGCATCTTTTGCGGCTTTTGCCAGGAAGCTTGTCCCAAAGGGGCCATCATGCTGAACCGAAAATACGAACTGGCGCAGTATGACAAGGCCGCTTTGGTCTACGACAAGGAAAAGCTTCTTCAAGACTAG
- the nuoH gene encoding NADH-quinone oxidoreductase subunit NuoH, whose amino-acid sequence MDWIVYGVLTLAKTALVLFVLLTAVAYATLMERKVLGFMQLRLGPNRVGPWGLLQPLADGVKLFFKEDIDLPVSEPRLYSLAPWVTAVAALTPFAAIPFADTLFPEAVMVFGHTVDLTAYGVHRGVIADLPGAVLFILAISSLSTYGVVLGGWASDNRYSLLGGIRVTAQMISYELALGMAVVGVLMTAGSMRLTEIVEAQSRLPFVVYQPLGFVLFMIAAFAEACRTPFDLIECENELVAGYHTEYSSMRFALFQLAEYAHIITVSAVAVTLYLGGWQGPWLPSGVWFVLKTAALVFFFIWVRATYPRVRFDQLMNFGWKVLLPVSLANIVVTGCFVLLWG is encoded by the coding sequence ATGGACTGGATCGTTTACGGTGTTCTCACCCTGGCCAAGACGGCGCTGGTCCTCTTTGTTCTGCTGACGGCCGTGGCCTACGCCACGCTCATGGAACGCAAGGTTCTGGGGTTCATGCAACTGCGCCTGGGACCCAACCGCGTGGGGCCGTGGGGGCTGCTGCAGCCCCTGGCCGACGGCGTCAAGCTCTTTTTCAAAGAAGACATCGACCTTCCCGTTTCCGAACCGCGCCTGTATTCCCTCGCTCCGTGGGTGACGGCCGTGGCGGCGCTCACCCCCTTTGCGGCCATTCCCTTTGCGGACACACTCTTTCCGGAAGCCGTCATGGTTTTTGGGCACACCGTGGACCTTACCGCCTACGGCGTGCATCGAGGGGTCATCGCCGATCTTCCCGGAGCCGTCCTATTCATCCTGGCCATTTCCTCCCTTTCCACCTACGGCGTGGTTCTGGGAGGCTGGGCGTCGGATAACCGGTATTCCCTTTTGGGTGGCATTCGAGTCACCGCCCAAATGATCAGCTATGAACTGGCCCTGGGCATGGCCGTCGTGGGGGTACTCATGACGGCCGGGTCTATGCGGCTGACAGAAATCGTCGAGGCCCAGAGCCGCCTGCCCTTTGTGGTCTATCAACCTTTGGGTTTTGTGCTGTTCATGATCGCCGCCTTTGCCGAAGCGTGCCGCACGCCTTTTGACCTCATCGAATGCGAAAACGAGCTGGTAGCCGGCTACCACACGGAATACAGCTCCATGCGGTTCGCTCTGTTTCAGCTGGCGGAATACGCGCACATCATCACGGTGAGTGCCGTGGCGGTGACCTTGTACCTTGGCGGATGGCAGGGGCCGTGGCTGCCTTCCGGGGTCTGGTTCGTGCTGAAGACCGCCGCTCTGGTGTTTTTCTTCATTTGGGTTCGGGCCACGTACCCTCGCGTGCGCTTTGATCAGCTCATGAACTTCGGCTGGAAGGTGCTGCTGCCGGTGTCCTTGGCCAACATTGTGGTCACGGGATGTTTTGTGCTGTTGTGGGGTTGA
- a CDS encoding molybdopterin-dependent oxidoreductase, translating into MITVTINGKALEAKPGMTIMDVADRHGIYIPRLCYHKALSPIGACRICVVEVKPGPPRPVPACTTPVTDKMEVTTESERLTHYRRELLQLLLINHPLDCPICDKGGECELQNLTRHLKIQDQPYKAARLTPRYDSQSPLIERYPDRCVNCERCVRVCRDRVGAAALYFDNRGYRTAVTAGGAVMDCEFCGSCIAVCPVGAIIDKTFKYSARAWQLVKDTAVCPYCGGGCHLVLNTKKGRLKRVTSSFDESVNAGILCSRGRFGLNIVQEEARLKEPLLRQNGRLVPVSWNEALDFAAQQLQQLRAQYGAKTFAGVGSPRASNESNYVFQKFCRAVLGTPHVDATTALDHQRMLRALVDVLGRPKVTYGNEKESLPRTIRGVSGFQLALGTYDDLEKADTVLVVGSDVKKEMPPLAWRVNTAQKDKRLRDLLVISTRRTRFRSAAQWNATCRPGSPGFVILGILKSLLEQNDPRLRGFGDFRREEVLRKRLDATQWSLVEEATGLQRHDLAYAAQKLLDAERPSLIVGYDLAGLADGYVAMCYVADLLLVLGKKLRLHLTAEKANTQGCSDMGVSPFWLPGYMALDNAEMLEKVWGLSIPREAGFSLDRMLHLAAEGAPDAPKALLLMGTNLMGTHLPRPVVEKALHNAAFVMSQEVFLNETAARAHVVFPTKTAVESEGTLTSGELRVQRQRARAFVEGPWDDWKILQELSRRLGVDFGYGSAEDIFREISVVFPHYDQYPFSEIPQEGYWWNRMYRAKYGSASWRRVLDPSLGAVTPWLEFPPQPSEAYPMLLLVCRSLFQSGTYGRYGTGARTLEPQGSVWLCPKDAQSLGIQDGDTVLLSTPHGTMEAPVGIDRQVPQGVVQAATHYENLPLGRITDGNLLTPLRVENLSSKAQ; encoded by the coding sequence ATGATCACAGTGACCATCAACGGCAAAGCCTTGGAAGCCAAACCGGGCATGACCATCATGGACGTGGCGGACCGACACGGCATTTACATTCCCAGATTGTGCTACCACAAGGCGCTAAGTCCCATCGGGGCGTGCCGCATCTGTGTGGTGGAAGTCAAACCGGGCCCGCCACGGCCTGTGCCCGCTTGCACGACACCCGTCACCGACAAGATGGAAGTGACCACGGAATCGGAGCGGCTCACCCACTACCGTCGTGAACTGCTGCAACTGCTTCTTATCAATCATCCTCTAGACTGCCCCATCTGCGACAAGGGCGGCGAATGCGAATTGCAAAACCTGACGCGGCACCTGAAAATTCAGGACCAGCCTTACAAGGCGGCTCGGCTCACGCCGCGCTACGACAGCCAATCGCCCCTCATCGAACGCTATCCGGACCGGTGTGTCAATTGCGAACGGTGTGTGCGCGTGTGCCGGGATCGCGTAGGCGCGGCGGCTCTGTATTTCGATAACCGAGGTTATCGCACGGCGGTGACCGCCGGCGGCGCGGTGATGGACTGCGAATTTTGCGGCTCCTGCATTGCCGTGTGTCCGGTGGGTGCGATCATTGACAAGACGTTCAAGTATAGCGCTCGAGCCTGGCAGCTTGTTAAAGACACGGCGGTGTGTCCCTACTGCGGTGGCGGCTGCCACTTGGTGTTGAACACCAAAAAGGGGCGCCTGAAAAGGGTCACCAGTTCCTTTGACGAATCCGTCAATGCGGGAATTCTCTGCAGTCGAGGCCGGTTTGGGTTGAACATCGTTCAGGAAGAGGCGCGCCTCAAAGAACCGCTTCTTCGCCAAAACGGGCGGCTTGTGCCCGTTTCCTGGAATGAGGCTTTGGATTTTGCGGCCCAGCAGCTTCAGCAGCTACGCGCTCAGTATGGTGCCAAAACCTTTGCCGGTGTGGGATCGCCTCGTGCCAGTAATGAAAGCAACTATGTGTTTCAAAAATTCTGCCGAGCCGTCCTGGGGACACCTCACGTGGACGCCACCACCGCTTTGGACCACCAAAGAATGCTCAGGGCTCTGGTGGATGTGTTGGGTCGCCCCAAGGTCACCTACGGCAACGAAAAGGAAAGTCTGCCTCGAACCATTCGCGGTGTTTCCGGATTTCAGCTGGCTTTGGGCACTTACGACGATCTGGAAAAGGCCGACACCGTCCTGGTGGTGGGCTCCGATGTCAAAAAAGAGATGCCTCCCCTGGCATGGCGGGTCAATACTGCGCAAAAGGACAAGAGGCTTCGAGACCTTCTTGTCATCAGCACGCGGCGCACGCGGTTTCGTTCCGCAGCCCAGTGGAACGCCACCTGTCGGCCTGGAAGTCCGGGCTTCGTCATTCTGGGAATCCTCAAGTCGCTTCTGGAACAAAACGATCCGCGGCTTCGTGGGTTTGGTGATTTCCGGCGCGAAGAAGTCCTGAGAAAGCGGCTGGACGCCACGCAGTGGAGTCTGGTCGAAGAGGCGACGGGGCTGCAGCGCCACGACCTGGCCTATGCCGCCCAAAAACTTCTGGACGCCGAAAGGCCTTCGCTCATTGTTGGCTACGATCTGGCCGGTCTTGCGGACGGCTACGTGGCCATGTGCTACGTGGCGGATTTGCTTCTGGTGCTTGGCAAAAAGCTGCGATTGCATCTCACGGCCGAAAAAGCCAACACGCAGGGCTGTTCGGACATGGGCGTGAGCCCCTTTTGGCTGCCGGGCTATATGGCCTTGGACAATGCTGAGATGCTAGAAAAAGTCTGGGGCCTTTCGATCCCCAGAGAAGCCGGCTTTTCTTTGGACCGCATGCTGCATCTGGCAGCCGAAGGAGCCCCTGACGCCCCCAAGGCCCTACTTCTCATGGGCACCAACCTCATGGGCACACACCTTCCTCGGCCCGTGGTGGAAAAGGCCCTGCACAACGCTGCCTTTGTCATGAGCCAGGAAGTGTTCTTGAACGAGACGGCAGCTCGAGCCCATGTGGTCTTTCCGACCAAGACAGCGGTGGAAAGCGAAGGCACACTGACCAGCGGCGAACTGCGAGTGCAGCGGCAGCGAGCCCGTGCTTTTGTGGAAGGTCCCTGGGATGATTGGAAGATTCTTCAGGAGCTTTCCCGACGTTTGGGCGTGGATTTCGGCTACGGCTCGGCCGAGGATATCTTTCGGGAAATCAGTGTGGTTTTTCCGCACTACGATCAGTATCCGTTTTCGGAGATTCCCCAGGAAGGGTACTGGTGGAACCGCATGTATCGAGCCAAGTACGGCTCGGCGAGCTGGCGCCGCGTGCTGGATCCCTCGTTGGGTGCCGTCACTCCCTGGCTGGAATTTCCTCCACAGCCCTCGGAAGCTTACCCCATGCTTTTGCTGGTGTGCCGGTCGCTGTTTCAGTCCGGCACCTACGGCCGTTACGGTACGGGGGCCAGGACACTGGAACCCCAAGGGAGCGTGTGGCTGTGCCCAAAGGATGCGCAAAGTCTGGGGATCCAAGACGGGGACACGGTCTTGTTGTCCACGCCGCACGGGACCATGGAAGCTCCGGTGGGCATCGATCGGCAGGTACCTCAAGGGGTCGTGCAGGCCGCGACCCACTATGAAAACCTGCCTCTGGGCCGTATCACCGACGGCAACCTCCTGACACCCTTGCGTGTGGAAAACCTCAGTTCCAAGGCGCAGTGA